The sequence ACTTCAAATACTTCTTCGCTTTCTCGGCGTCAAATTTGCCTTCCCATTTGGAAATGACCACGGTGGCCAAGCTGTTGCCCAGCACATTTACGACGGTCCGCGCCATATCCATAATCCGGTCGATTCCGGCTATAAAGGCCAGTCCTTCCGGCGGAATCCCGACAGAACCGAGCGTGGCAAGCAGGACTACAAACGAAACGCCCGGTACGCCCGCGATCCCTTTGGAGGTGACCATTAATACGAGCATCAACGTAATTTGAGTGGTCAGAGGCATGTGGATGCCGTACATTTGGGCAATGAACAGCGCCGCAAGCGCCTGATACAACGTAGATCCGTCCAGATTAAATGAATAGCCGGTGGGAACGACGAAAGAGGTAATCGCTTTGGGACAACCGAACTTTTCCATTTTCTCGATGATTTTAGGCATCACGGTCTCGGAGCTTGCGGTCGAATAGGCAAGAATAATCTCATCTTTCAGCATCTTGACGATGGCAAAAATGCTTGTCCCGCACAGTTTGGCGATGAGGCCGAGTACCACGATTACAAAGAACGCCATGGATAAATAGACAACGAACACCAGCTTACCGAGCGGGATGAGTGAAGCGATCCCGAATTTCGAAACGGTTACGCCGATTAGCGCAAAGACGCCAAACGGTGCAAATTTCATAATTTGATTCGTGAGCTGGAACATCGCCTCCATGACCCCGTTGAAAAACTGAAGCACCGGCTTCCCCTTCTCTCCAATGGCAGCAACGCCAAGACCGAACATGACGGAGAAAAAGATGATCGCCAGCATATCCCCTCTCGCCAGGGCATCGACAATATTGCTTGGCACGATGTTGACAAAGGTATCCGCAAAGCCGTGACTACTCACTTGTTCCGCGGAATCCATGTACTTGTGAACATCGGTTTTGGCCAGATGGGACATGTCCACTCCCGATCCCGGCTGCAGCAGGTTGGCTGCGAGCAGTCCGACGGCAATGGCGACGGTCGTCACAATTTCAAAATAGAGGATCGTTTTTCCGCCTAATTTACCGAGCTGCTTGACGCTCCCTGTTCCCGCCACGCCGACAATGAGCGAAGACACGACGATGGGAACGACGATCATTTTAATCAGCCGGATAAAAATATCGCCAATCGGCAGTAGAAACTTTTCAATGGAGGGATTCCCATAAAACAATGCGCCTGCCGTAATCCCTAATACGAGTCCAATCAGTATTTGCCAAGCCAGTCCTATTTTCTTCATTCAATCACTCCTTGAAACGTCAAAATGTTATTATAGGTCACATTACTAATTTCATCCTAAACCGGCATCTACTGAAATCTACAAAAATGGACAACAACAAATTAAATACATGTGATTTAAACTGACATGTTAGAAAATTGCATAAAAGCGTGTCATTTGATGCTACAATATGAACCATCCTATAAATACCATTCTTTTTAGATTTGGAAGTGTTTCGTGTTGAAAACAAATATCGCTGCGTTAGTCCTTATGCTTATTGCGGTTCCTCTGGCCGGCGAGCTAAAATTCTTTCCATTTCAAGATGAATTTCGCGTGAGTATGGCCATACCTGTGTTTTTCTTTTTCCTGTTATGGATTCAAAGAATCCCACCTGCTTTATCCGGACTTCTCGTCGGCATATTCGTTGTGGCCTTCCGCATCGGTTGGGATTCTTTTGTTCAGGCGGATGTTTCCATCGGAGCGCTGTATCTGAAGCATTTTCCGGTGTTCTTTTATTACCTGGCATATGCCGGATTGTTCCAGCTCCTCCGGTTAAACCAGCTCCCGTACCGGCCGGTGCGGGTCGGGGTTCTGAGCATCTTGGTTGAAATTATCGCCAATCTGGTTGAGTTTTCGGTCCGGCACCTCCATTCTATGGGACAGATGAATGTTGAGGTGGTAGGCAAGCTGCTGCTCATCGCGGTCATTCGCAGTTTTTTTGTCCTGGGCTTCTTCAATCTTATTCAATTACGCCAATCCGTCTTGGCCGAAGAGCAGCAGCGCAAAGAGAAGGAACGCATTCTTCTGCTCGTGTCGAATTTATATGAAGAGTCGGTTCAGCTCAAAAAAACGCTGCAGTTCGCGGAAGATATTACGAGAGATTGCTATGAATTGTACCGTCAATTACAGCAAGTTCATTCCCTGGATGAACTGGACCCATTGGCGCGGAAAGCGTTGAGCCTTTCGGGACAGGTTCATGAGATCAAAAAAGACAACCAGCGAATCTATGCCGGACTATCCAAGCTGATCGCCGACGAAGGACCGTCTGACTATATGGACCCACTGGATATCGCGCGGCTCATTGTCCGGACGAATGACAAATACGCCGCAGCTTTAGGCAAAACGATTCAATTCAGCATCCGGGTGAACGGTACGTTTCCTCCCCTGCACGTGTACACCCTGTTATCTTTAATGAACAATCTGGCGGCCAATGCGGTGGAGGCCATTCCCAAGGAAGGGGCCATCGCCATTCGGGTCCGCCGTGCAGACGACAGGATTGATATTCAGGTCAGTGATAACGGGCCCGGCATCCCGGACAGGAAGAAGAAGCTGGTCTTTACACCGGGATACACGTCAAAGTATGATATTTCAGGAAAACCCTCCACAGGAATGGGATTGTATTACATCCGGGAGGTTGTCCAGGAGCTTCAAGGGGATATTGAATTGCAGGATGACCCGGAAACAGGAGAAACGGTATTTACTCTGCTGCTTCCGATCGATCCGTTAACCCAGAAAGGATGACAGCATGCGTTTTTTTATCGTAGATGACGATGAGGGAGTTCGTTCGATGTTGGCTGACATCATTGAAGACTACGGCCTGGGGGAAGTTGTCGGCGAACTGGAAGACGGCTCGAGTCTAAGTCATGATCTACTTGAACTGAAGAAAGTCGATATTCTGATGATTGATTTATTGATGCCAATTCGAGACGGAATTCAGACCGTACGGGCAATAGGCCAGGATTTCAGCGGCAAAATCATTATGCTCTCCCAAATTGAATCGAAGGATATGATTGGCGAGGCCTACTCGCTGGGAGTGCAGTATTATATCACCAAGCCGATTAACCGCCTGGAGATTCTGGAGATTATACGTAAAGTAATGGACCATTTGCGGCTGCAAAAGTCGATGAGCGATATCCAGAAAACGATCCAAGGCTTGCAGTTCGCAAGCTCTCCGAAGAACCAGCGGGCAGCGGATGACGGGAACAAAATTGTGACGTCCGGCCATTTTATGCTGTCAGAACTCGGAATGATCGGGGAAGCGGGAAGCAAAGACGTATTGGACATGCTGGAGGTTCTGCATCAACTGGAATCGGAAGCGGATAAGTCCTCGTTTACGTTCCCTTCACTTAAAGATATTTTTACAAGCATCGCCAAAAAAAGACTTGGACACCGAGCTTCCTCCGCTGAGCTGGGCAAGGAAATCAAAGCCTCGGAGCAGCGGGTGCGCCGGGCCATTTTTCAGACTCTGACTCATGTGGCCTCCCTCGGCTTAACCGATTACTCGCATCCGAAATTCGAGAATTATGCTTCGAAATTTTTCGATTTCACCGAAATCCGCAAACGGATGATGGAGCTGCAAAATGAGGTAGAGCCTTCTCAATCTCAAGTGCGGATCAACACGAAAAAATTTATCCAGGTGCTCTATTTGGAGACGAAACGGTCCATGAGCTAACCCGAAGCTTCGCGCATCCCCTATTAGGGGTCCCGCCAACATTTAAACAAAATATACGCTAAGCCTTCGGATGTGACCGGCTTAGCGTTTTTTCTTACTCTAAGCCCATTAGTCCGGGCATAGCCCGGACCAACCGGTCATTCAACTTCCTGTTGTTTCAACGGTCGTAAGAAATTGAGAGACGTATTCTGCCTAAAATTGAATTTGTATTCGCCTAAGAAATTGATGTGCTCCCATCCGAGCGGAGAAATGTGGTTTAGTAGTTCTTCCTGAAGCTTTCCTTGTTTTTTGCGGTGTTCTGTCGCTTGCTGGAGGTAGACGGTATTCCAAACGCTAATTGCATTGATGATAATGTTCAACGCACTTGCCCGTTGGAGCTGGTCTTGTAGAGCACGTTCTCGCAGTTCTCCATGTTTACCGAAAAAAGATCGCTCTGGCCAATGCACTCATGGCTTCCCCTTTGTTCAATCCTCTATGAATTTTTCGCCGTAGCGCCTCGCTTGAAAGGTAATCCAAGATGAAGATCGTTTTCTCGATATGCCCCATTTCTCGCAGCGCGGTAGCCAAGCTGTTTTGTCTTGCATAGGAACCGATTTTTCCCATAATGAGTGATGCTGAAACGGTGCCTTCTCGGATGGAGTGAGCCAGCCGAAGAACATCATCGTAGTTTTCCTGGATGATCTTTGTATTAATCTGTCCGCGCAGCAGCTTCTCCAATTTAGGAAAATCGGAAGGTTTCCCGATAGCGTAGAGCTTGGAATCAGCCAAGTCGCGCAAGCGCGGCGCAAAGCGAAATCCAAGCAGATGCGTTAAACCAAAGACTTGATCGGTATAACCGGCTGTATCCGTATAACGCTCCTCGATGGCCAAGTCCGTTTCATGGTGGAGCAAACCATCGATGACGTGTACGGCATCCCGAGCGTTTGTATTGATGACTTTCGTGTAGAACGTGGAAAATTGGTCGCTCACGAACCGATAAATCGTAGCTCCTTTTCCGGTTCCGTAGTGGGGATTCGCATCTGCGTGAAGCGCCGAAACTCCGATCTGGACGCGCATTCCATCAGTTGATGAGGTCGTGCCGTTCCCCCAATATGAGGGCAGCGCCAGCTTGTGATGAAAATTAACAAGAACAGCCTGCGCTTTATTCATTGCGTCTTCGTACAGCCGCCATTGCGCTGTATTGGCCATTTGCCGATATGAAATGCTCGGCGTGGCTTCAGCCATCTTTGTAAGCCCAATGTTCGTTCCCATTGCCATAAGCGTAGCCATTAGGATCGTCGTTTCTTCCTCGTTCGGAGCGCGGTTACTGGAAACGTGATAAACTGCTCATGAAAATTCGTCCAGTTGGCTACTTCCATGAGCAGATCCGTTAGCTTGATTCGTGGCAGCAGCTCATAGAGGGAAAGGCTGAAATTCCGGGATTCATCGGGAACATCTTTCTCCAATCGCTCGATGTGCAATTTCCCGTTCTCCACATTAACGCCGTCCAGCTCGTCAATGTGGTCCGAAACCCAGTTTAATCTTTGAAGAAGTGATTTAGTCCGTTCTTCAAGATATTCCTTTGCGGACAAGCTGACGGCAAGCTTTGTAGCGTTAGGATCGATACCATTCCAATCAGCTTTCGGTACAAGGTACTCCTCGAATCCTTATGCTGACGGCTTCCGACAATGGATACGTCCCCGGAACGAACGTAATTCCGCAGCTCTGTCAGGACAGCCATTTCGTAGTAATGCGGATTGATCGTTCCGTCATCGTCATAAACGTGCTTTTGTCAGCGGTTCGAAACGAAGTTCAGCGGTGCGCCCTCCGGAACCTTTCGCTTTCCGGTTTCATTCATATCCCGGATGATATCGACCGCCTTCATTAGCGGCTCTGCCGATTTGGTTGACCGAAACTCCAACGATTTTAGCAGCGTTGGCGTCTATTTTCGGAGCGCATAGAATTTCCTTTCCAACAAGTCCAAATAGTCATAATCAACGGGTCGCGCCAGCCGTTTAGCTTCTTCCACGGATGCGACAAGCTGATCCCATGGCATAACTGCATCAAGCGCAACAAACGGATCAATACCTTCACTTCGGGCCTTAATAAGAGCGGCTCCAAGATCGGCAAAATGAACAACCTTTTCGTTGATCGATTTACCATTTTGTTTTTGAAGTTCCTCTTGGGCGCTTCTCCCTTTGGAAAGCAGTATCAAGATCTGCCGGTCGTGAAACTCGAAAGCCAAGTCTGTCAAATCCTGAATCAATTCCAATAGGTACGCTACTAAAATTGCGTACTTTTTCGGATCATTAAAGCGGCGGAAAGAATGAGGTTCGTAACGCGAACCGATTTTAGAAAGCTGCCGCAGCCGGTTCGGATGGAAGCCTTTCGTATCAACTTGCAGTTGCAAATCCCGTATATATTCAAGCTTTTCAATAACCTTCAAAAAGGAATCCTGAGAGCTGGTACCTGGAATTTCCCTTAACCATGCTAAGTAAGTTTTGCTGCTTTCCGGCATGGTGGTTAAGACGCGATCCAGCTTAGCAATTTGCAATTCTGTCAGTGAACTGCTAAGCAGCTTGAATATTTTTTCTTCTGTCCGTTTGCGAGTTTCCCAAACTGCTCTTTCAATCGTGGCCATTGAG is a genomic window of Paenibacillus durus ATCC 35681 containing:
- a CDS encoding cation:dicarboxylate symporter family transporter; the protein is MKKIGLAWQILIGLVLGITAGALFYGNPSIEKFLLPIGDIFIRLIKMIVVPIVVSSLIVGVAGTGSVKQLGKLGGKTILYFEIVTTVAIAVGLLAANLLQPGSGVDMSHLAKTDVHKYMDSAEQVSSHGFADTFVNIVPSNIVDALARGDMLAIIFFSVMFGLGVAAIGEKGKPVLQFFNGVMEAMFQLTNQIMKFAPFGVFALIGVTVSKFGIASLIPLGKLVFVVYLSMAFFVIVVLGLIAKLCGTSIFAIVKMLKDEIILAYSTASSETVMPKIIEKMEKFGCPKAITSFVVPTGYSFNLDGSTLYQALAALFIAQMYGIHMPLTTQITLMLVLMVTSKGIAGVPGVSFVVLLATLGSVGIPPEGLAFIAGIDRIMDMARTVVNVLGNSLATVVISKWEGKFDAEKAKKYLKSKQAAQDAA
- a CDS encoding sensor histidine kinase; the encoded protein is MLKTNIAALVLMLIAVPLAGELKFFPFQDEFRVSMAIPVFFFFLLWIQRIPPALSGLLVGIFVVAFRIGWDSFVQADVSIGALYLKHFPVFFYYLAYAGLFQLLRLNQLPYRPVRVGVLSILVEIIANLVEFSVRHLHSMGQMNVEVVGKLLLIAVIRSFFVLGFFNLIQLRQSVLAEEQQRKEKERILLLVSNLYEESVQLKKTLQFAEDITRDCYELYRQLQQVHSLDELDPLARKALSLSGQVHEIKKDNQRIYAGLSKLIADEGPSDYMDPLDIARLIVRTNDKYAAALGKTIQFSIRVNGTFPPLHVYTLLSLMNNLAANAVEAIPKEGAIAIRVRRADDRIDIQVSDNGPGIPDRKKKLVFTPGYTSKYDISGKPSTGMGLYYIREVVQELQGDIELQDDPETGETVFTLLLPIDPLTQKG
- a CDS encoding response regulator, with the translated sequence MRFFIVDDDEGVRSMLADIIEDYGLGEVVGELEDGSSLSHDLLELKKVDILMIDLLMPIRDGIQTVRAIGQDFSGKIIMLSQIESKDMIGEAYSLGVQYYITKPINRLEILEIIRKVMDHLRLQKSMSDIQKTIQGLQFASSPKNQRAADDGNKIVTSGHFMLSELGMIGEAGSKDVLDMLEVLHQLESEADKSSFTFPSLKDIFTSIAKKRLGHRASSAELGKEIKASEQRVRRAIFQTLTHVASLGLTDYSHPKFENYASKFFDFTEIRKRMMELQNEVEPSQSQVRINTKKFIQVLYLETKRSMS